One window of the Streptococcus parasanguinis ATCC 15912 genome contains the following:
- a CDS encoding TetR/AcrR family transcriptional regulator: MARQRQTTTKIDLRNALSQLLLQQNFESITIRELTEKAGINRGTFYLHYVDKYDMFEQMKTELVQELDSLFVEGSPVKVNFLNVLTRIKENYDFIYALSQSSYLDFRKFVRGFTLHALDDTPNAKEHIIADFQVPYKYGLEIFIATIESVIVTWLESGAKEDPIEIATIILSISDFTSWN; this comes from the coding sequence ATGGCAAGACAAAGACAAACAACAACAAAGATTGACTTAAGAAATGCACTTTCACAGCTACTATTACAGCAAAATTTTGAAAGCATCACTATTCGTGAATTGACAGAAAAAGCTGGGATTAATCGAGGTACCTTCTACTTGCACTATGTCGACAAATACGATATGTTTGAACAAATGAAAACAGAATTAGTGCAAGAATTGGATAGTCTTTTTGTTGAAGGAAGCCCAGTAAAAGTTAATTTTCTCAATGTTTTGACAAGGATTAAAGAAAATTACGATTTTATCTATGCTCTTTCACAATCTAGTTACTTGGACTTCCGTAAATTTGTTAGAGGCTTTACACTTCATGCATTAGATGATACCCCTAATGCTAAGGAGCACATCATTGCAGATTTCCAGGTTCCTTACAAGTATGGTCTAGAAATTTTCATAGCTACGATTGAATCTGTTATTGTGACCTGGCTAGAATCGGGTGCAAAAGAAGATCCAATTGAAATCGCAACTATTATTCTCAGCATTTCTGATTTCACGAGCTGGAACTAA